A window of Aeromicrobium sp. A1-2 contains these coding sequences:
- a CDS encoding DUF6112 family protein — translation MDITIDPNSNGLPGIGQLRKIVGASMTVGLILAVLALIISAVVWAMGSNSSNPHLAGRGKLGVVVALGAAIVTGAAVALVNFFWNVGQAV, via the coding sequence ATGGACATCACCATCGACCCGAACTCCAACGGGCTGCCCGGCATCGGGCAGCTCCGCAAGATCGTCGGCGCGTCCATGACCGTCGGTCTGATCCTGGCCGTCCTCGCGTTGATCATCTCGGCCGTTGTATGGGCGATGGGCTCGAACTCGTCCAACCCCCATCTGGCGGGCCGCGGCAAGTTGGGGGTCGTTGTCGCTCTCGGCGCCGCGATCGTGACCGGCGCTGCTGTTGCGTTGGTGAACTTCTTCTGGAACGTCGGCCAAGCGGTCTGA
- a CDS encoding DUF6112 family protein: MTTIELIQRAAGPDFGAVGGSADMRKVIGALLTYGLLFACLMLIISAVAWAIASSNGSWQSASKAKAGVFVALGGAGLTGGALAWANWLLDVGAAL, translated from the coding sequence ATGACAACTATCGAGTTGATCCAACGTGCCGCCGGCCCCGACTTCGGGGCCGTGGGCGGGTCTGCTGACATGCGCAAGGTCATCGGCGCACTGCTGACCTACGGGCTGCTGTTCGCATGCCTGATGCTCATCATCTCCGCCGTGGCCTGGGCCATCGCTTCCTCGAACGGCAGCTGGCAGTCCGCCTCGAAAGCGAAGGCCGGAGTCTTCGTAGCCCTCGGAGGAGCAGGCCTCACGGGTGGCGCGCTCGCGTGGGCCAACTGGCTCCTCGATGTCGGAGCCGCGCTCTGA